A segment of the Raphanus sativus cultivar WK10039 unplaced genomic scaffold, ASM80110v3 Scaffold1804, whole genome shotgun sequence genome:
AGCTCACGTGCGTGAAAGCTTTCTCTTGTCTTTTACTTTTGCATAAGAGAAGACAACACACGGCAATCTAGCACTCAGCTGCAGTAAAGATTAGAGAAGTAGTGTAAGCTAGATTTATACATTAAACCCCCAAAAAGCTTTGCATGCTTAAATTGCCTATACCCTTTATGAACTCGTTCCAGCATTGGCTCCTGTGGTTAGATCTTCTAGTTCATCAACAATGGCCTTGTAGCAAAAGAAGTATTGATCCTTCAAGAGTTTAGAtttttaacaagttagaacgaccatgaacaaaaacaacaaacaatGTGATGGTGTAACATGCTGAAATTTTTAAGATTAGATTACCATGGTTTGAACCATGCCAATGCGTTGTCTGCGGAATGTTGTCACGGTTTTAGCAAGATCCAACGCAGACATATCCCCAACAAGAATCCTCTGGATTGTGTTATGTATCGCACAGTATGTTCCTGTTCTTCCTATCCCTGCACTGAAagtcacacaaaaaaaaacaattctctCATGAAATACTGCAAGACACTTGCGTATAGAGAGAGACACACATTGATTGATGGACATGCGTCTGTACCTGCAGTGAACAATGATTGGGCCGAGACTAGGCGGTACTTGATACAGTCTTTTCAGAATTTCACGGGTAGCCACGGTATCTTTGGGAACTCCATGATCAGGCCAATCCGGATACTGAATGTGCAAAACGGACAACGGCTGCTGATCCTCTCTCTGAAACACAAACACCACACAGTTCTCAATTTAGGATGTCAAACATGTATGACCGCTTTGAAGAGATAGAAAGAAACAGTAGAAAACGGATTATAAGACTCTTACCTCCTTGTGGTTAACCTCAAAATTCCGCAACAACAATGAAGTATCAGTAGTCTTTACCCATTTGATCACAACAGATACGTTGCCAAATTTTCTGGGCTTATTATCTTCGGCTGGAAAGTAGTCACCGCATTTCACAGTCTGTAACAATAAGCCAAGTAGGAAGATACAGAGCAGATGAGTCCATTAATCAAACATCATCAGCGAGATAGTCATTTTATATTATCAACACTGCCTATGGAGTAAACAAAACTTGCATAAATGAGCTAATGTTAGATTGATTAAGAAGGAACGGCGTCAGAACCATTCCACCAATATGACTCTCGTTTTCAAGCAAACCAACAAGATTCATacacaaagaaacaaagattGAAAACCATATAGTTATTAACACAACCAAGTACCTTGTAGTTATCAACCAAGCGAGTGAGCATCACTATGACGGGACAGTGCTGCTGAACCACCATCTCCCAAAAGTCCTCCGTCGTGCGTTGTAGAGGACCTTGCGTAGCAATAAACTCAGAAACACTCTCAGACGACGACGCCTGCAAAAACACAAtccattatttaaaataaaaaaaacatcacCAGAGGAGAATATAAAactgataaaaagaaaagaaagaagcatAACCTTAATCAAGCTTGCATTCACATATCCATCTGCATCTTTGCACGGACTCAGAACAACTCTATTCTCATCaactaaaaaaagaattaaCCAAAAATCCAAATTAGAAACCGTTCACGCTATAAACactaagcaaaagaaaaaaaaaagggttttaCATGGCAAAACGTCGGTGTATCTGTTCTTATCGAAATTGACATTGTTCATAGCCACTGTAGCGTTTAGTAGCATATCCGACGCTCTCATCCTATTAGCCTGTGTTTGTTTCAAATAGAGAGTGTTGTTAATAGTAACTATACACAAACACACGTAACAGAGAAGGAAGGATGGATCTATAAACCTGCAGATTCGCGAACTCCCGAGAGATGGAGTCAGGATCTGAGATCTTCTCGCGGAGAATCTTGAGAGCTTGGTGGCAGTAGCTGAGCTGATcgggggagagagagagcttgggaGGAGGCGAGTCAGCGGAGGAGGAGAAATCGAAACGACTCGAGCCGGTGGAGTTTGCGGTAGCCATGATCGATCGGCGGCGGGATTTAGCGCGGCGGCAGGAAGAAGTGAGGTTGCCCGTCGTGTGAGGCGGAGAGAATCGACCTTTTCTTTCTTaggttattttttttctattttttactgATCGGCtcagaattttatttatttattattgctAAAGTCGGTCTTTTTGATCAACAAGTCGGCCTTTTTAAGTTGGTGGCACTCTTCTTTGACGGGCCTATGAGAAAAAAATGCAACTATTTATTCAAGCATCCAACCAATTATCGTGACTTTTTTTAAAGTTGATGAtgactatataatatattatgtgcTCGTTAGAGCACCTTTATCACCACTTCTTCCGGCATTTCTTACATAATTAATAgcaaaatttaaatcaaaaaagCTTATAAACGAGCCAAACGTATGTTAAATAAGAAGTGTTTTATGTCGTGCCTTAATGGCACGTGTCGGCATTTCTTTGGTTTTGCTTTCTTTTCttcctctctccttctctccttctctcgTTCTCTCCTTTTCTTCGTCTCCGTTCTCGACATATCTCTCTCGACAGCGAGTAGATCACCATCTCTCCTCTCCTTCACTCGTTATCTCCATCTCtccttctctccttctcttcgTCGACCTTCTCACCATCTCTCTCTCGACGGCGTCACCGAGATTGGATTTTCCGATCTCTCCGCCGATTTTTCCGCCGATCTCTGTAACGATTGGCTTGCTCAGTCCACGACGAAGCAACCGCCGACCTCTCCGCCGACCTCTACGCCGATTGTCTAGCTCAGTCCACGCCGATCTCTCCGCCCTTTGCAACCGAGTCCTCAGTCCATCGATTTCTCCGCCGAATCAATAACAAAATACAG
Coding sequences within it:
- the LOC108826592 gene encoding protein-tyrosine-phosphatase PTP1-like; this translates as MATANSTGSSRFDFSSSADSPPPKLSLSPDQLSYCHQALKILREKISDPDSISREFANLQANRMRASDMLLNATVAMNNVNFDKNRYTDVLPFDENRVVLSPCKDADGYVNASLIKASSSESVSEFIATQGPLQRTTEDFWEMVVQQHCPVIVMLTRLVDNYKTVKCGDYFPAEDNKPRKFGNVSVVIKWVKTTDTSLLLRNFEVNHKEREDQQPLSVLHIQYPDWPDHGVPKDTVATREILKRLYQVPPSLGPIIVHCSAGIGRTGTYCAIHNTIQRILVGDMSALDLAKTVTTFRRQRIGMVQTMDQYFFCYKAIVDELEDLTTGANAGTSS